The following nucleotide sequence is from Amia ocellicauda isolate fAmiCal2 chromosome 14, fAmiCal2.hap1, whole genome shotgun sequence.
CTTGGGGGTTGAGGGTGTCTGCATCATGTATGTAGTGCACCAGGGAATTCATTCTTTACTTAAGTCTGCTGAGCAATAATGACTACAGAGAGAGGTTGGTCACAGTCACAGGACAGCACAAATCTTGTAGATTGTTTATCCTTAATTGTGTTTCGTCTTCtgacactaaaacaaaaataattccaTTATGAATGGTCTTGAAGTGGTTAGATTGGTAGTTGGAGTTATATTTGGACCAGTGCAGCTCATTTGTGCACTGGGATGCGGCTCAGTCTGCCACTCTGTAGTTATACTTTTGTCTGTGCAAACTAAAGTTGGGCTCAAACATAAAATTGATTAGTTCAATAATACTAAAAAAGCTTTACAATGATCTAACgaaataaacaaagcaataaGAACCCTGTACTGTCTATTGTAACGGTTAGTGAGAAACATTAGCCTGTACAGAATTGTATGTTCATTTGAATTTTCAATAAATAAGTAGGCAATGTGACTGATTCAgttgtaattgattaattatataAATCCAAATGGACAATTGTAGTTAAGTTCCGTGTAGCGAGGATGTGTTTCCCGAATTTGGGGATAGGCTGGCCGTCTGGCTACTGTTAGAATCAAAAACTGCGTATAAAgtgaacaataaaaaataatgggaCCTTTATCTGGGAGATGGAGAGTGGGGTGGGCTCAGTGTACCTACTCCtatgggctgtgtgtgtgtcctgtccTTATGCAAACagtgtttgatttgtttaatgATGTCTCAAGCCATTTACGTTCCTCATCAAACGAAAATAATCAGTGCAGTACACACCTCATAGATCCCTGACTACCAGTGCCAAATGCATTGATACGCTCTGTGAAAAGACCGAGTCAAACAAGGAAACTGCTGTCACAGCTGCTCTTTCACGTCATCAGTTGAACACTTAGTCCTAATACATAGAGAAACTCGACGAAAGCAACGAAACGCATGCACCTATTTTATTGTAAAAGTCACATTTCCTCTTTTCATCtgttacaaaaatatatgtttataagacttacaaaatagactGAAACATTTTAGCAGATGAGCATTATATGTTATTTAAATTGTCAAGTGCTAAAATTGCTGTGTAGGGGATGTAGTGTGTGTTTAATACCACCAGCATTGTAAGGTATACATTATAAAGCATACAGGTGTGGTAGTAAAGGTCTTGCATGTAGTGGTTAAAGAAACAGTGCTGGTGACAATACATACAATGGCCTGTAGGTGGCGCCAACTCTTACATGAGGCCCAATATAAAACTTACTAAAACAAGACTTATTTATCAAGCCTTCATGCTGAATACAATACCGCCCATTTCATCACAATGAACACAAAGGTACAGATCTGATTCTAGTCATGTCACATTGGAAGAAacgacaacaaaaataataagaaataattcCTGAAGCAAGTGTAAAACGTGTATGAATTTCTAAACAGTGACATGATGGGTAGTATAGCTTATTATTTCAGGAGGTGTAACAGGTGGATCTGGCAAATCTCAGTAAGAATAATCAGATTTGGGGCTTAATGCATTTGCAGGATTCACATACTTAACACTGTATTCACTCCTGTTCACATATTGGTTGTGttgcatacagtgcatccagaaagtattcacagcgcttcactttttccacattttgttatgttacagccttattccaaaatggattaaattcataatGTCttcaaaatgtctgcagcattgaaggtcccaatgagcacagtggcctacatcatccataaatggaagaagtttggaaccaccaggactcttcctagagctggccacctggccaaactgagcgatcgggagagaagggccttagtcagggaggtgaccaagaaccagatggtcactctgacagagctccagcgtgtctctgtggagaggagaaccttccagaagaacaaccatctctgcagcactccaccaatcaggcctgtatggtagagtggccagatggaagccactcctcagtaaaaggcacatgacagcccgcctggagtttgccagaaggcacctgaaggactctcagaccatgagaaacaaaattccctggtctgatgaaacaaagattgaacttatgtctggaggaaaccaggcactgctcatcacctggtcaataccatccctacagtaaagcatggtggtggcagcatcatgctgtggggatgtttttcagtggtgGGAACTGGGAGATGAGtcgggatcgagggaaagatgaatgcagcaatgtacagagacatccttgatgaaaacctgctccagagtgctctggacctcagactggggtgaaggttaatcttccaacaggacaacgaccctaagcacacagccaagataacaaaggagtggctacagaacaactctgtgaatgtccttgagtggcccagccagagcccagacttgaacccgattgaacatctctggagagatctgaaaatggctgtgcactgacgctccccatccaacctgatggagcttgagaggtcctgcaaagaagaatgggagaaactgcccaaaaataggtgtgccaagcttgtagcatcatactcaaaaagacttgaggctgtaaatggtgccaaaggtgcttcaacaaagtattgagcaaaggctgtgaatacttatgtacatgtgctttttttttttatttaatacatttgcaaagatttcaaacaaacttctttcacgttgttattatggggtattgtttgtagaattgaggaaaataatgaatttaatccattttggaataaggctgtaacattacaaaatgtggaaaaagtgaagcgctgtgaatactttccggatgcactgtaagtcAGGCAGCCCAGTGACTCATGCATTCTGGTCagtccagtcagtcagagtgGGCCAGAGATGCTGCAGTGGTCAGTGTCTTCATTAGCGCTGTGGAGAATCAATGGAGTTCTTCTGATGGAGAACGATGTGTATACAGTACATTCCTAATTGGTCTGACAAAGTACATTTCTGTCCATATTTTTTTGTGCAAAAGTCCACATCCTGAGtccatttttccttttctttattgcAGGTTTCCCGATATTGCACGAGTTCTGTCTGCCGCCCTCAATGGAAAGCAGGTCTCCGTGTTGTGGGCTGTCGGTCAGTTTTGCAGGGTCAAGAGGTAGGACACCAGGGCCATGAGAGTGGGGACCAGTATGAGCAGGCCCACCCACAGCCCAATGGCCAGCAGGCTGTATTTGCGTGCTCTGCGGGAGCAGCGCTGCGCTCTCTCAGGGTCCGTGGCTCTACACTCCCGGACCTGcaacgacacacacacaggctgtcGTACATAGGGGCCTCATTGTTCACTGTGTCACCTGCAGTGTGACACAATGGTAATATTTCCCCCTTTTCACTTtagtgactgactgattgatgcactgactgacacactaattgattgactgactgattgactgatgcACTGATTGACTGATGCATTGACTGACTGATTAACTGATTGACTGATACACCGACCGCGTTGCCCACTGACTCTCACCTTGACAGAGTTGATGAGCGCCACCATGCCCAGGCAGGAGAGGCCACACACGATGCTTGCAATGGCGAGAATGCGGTATTCCTTCAGCAGTTTACCGGGGGCACTGCGCCGAACCTCCGCACCCAGGCCCGGGGTCACGTTCAGGGGGACCGTCTCGTCATCCTTCCCTGATTTCCCGTTGGGCACCTCTGAAACTACACTCATCTCCATTgctgcagagagacagacagactgaatgGGGTAAGCGACGCTGTCGTTGCGTGTCAGTCTACATCAGAGCTGTGGAGGAACACCAGAGACCTTCAGGGAAGGAACAAGTGCATGTATAGACTGGCTGTATTGGTACACTGTCTCTCCTGTACATTTGAGAGTAATCGCATACGAGTGTCCCCAGGTCCTATTAAAGGTACTAACATTTTGATTGATACACTACCGCTTTAGAACACCTCactttttccagttttaattgacatttacacagtttaatgtctcggtgtactctgaaattaaagcatagaacagataaactgttggggtaaaattgccccctatgtattatACAtacactttccagtaagttactagttaaaacttgttcttattaggatttctctgctcaaACTTATCTGTGACAGAGAGAATTTCTACTGCTGTGGACATTCTTTAGTTAAcaaaccaaaactatataacacgttcttatcagtatagtgtgtgctgtgtccttggtaccagcgcttctatgtctggatgaaatagtttccctaattataaagaataccttatcaattattgcttcccatgtctcggaactgccccgggacgtatgtcaagaaaatatcatccaggttcaGGACTGCCCTgaaactcctttgaaatattgcttgtagatgtataaaaggctgtgtgaaatgttcaataaacgaagataaacgagCAGACTTCGGTGTCTGTGAAtttacttcccgggcctgtctcctgctgagagtctacactgttactggaagcgctgactgggtgcctgattcacttggatccgaagggttgcttcaactgaagcgttgtaccttaacataaACAATTtgagataaaaaaaattaaatcatggaatcattttgtttaacacaatttaaccccttaagctgacaaacccctctggtcccCTTAAaacttctctttaatcccatgtgtaatCACTggtgtgttgtttgccaagtgtttggcatcccatgaaagctgagactctcagcgtTCTAACGAcctgaagcattctctgatgtgaaaatttTGTTACTCCCCCCGCAtttacaaaatctcagaaaatattgacaattatgacatattctggaaccagagaGTCTATTAATctaaacaagaccatccacgttttggtagaagcaacacacacctgtagagagctcaaaatgtcaagatggaaaactgtttacagtgcaACAGTTTTAcgtaattggatctgaacttctctgtgtttgatacaaCATCAAATattatatactggattaatcgttcgGTTGTTCTGAACATAACAAGCATTTTCGCAAAGAAATCCaattgaaactgagtgatctgtgaccgtctgaatgagacccccccccgGAGCAGACCGCGCGttttgtgtttgagaatgaaacgcgctggtagccaagagaatcaGCTTTTAAACAATgagcgcattgtaggaatatagTATAATTTCTATGTACAAGAGCTGtgcataacactgccaaataatgcttaagagggtgtagtaaaagtatataactgaaatgtacattattgttcaatttttggtaacctaaactttttttgtttaacctttGGCAGTTTACatcttacctttgtaccatttcaggctATTCACTGGAGTTAAACTGCtaaaatttcaattaaatctgGAAAAATGGTGGAGTTCTTTTGACcggtattgtatatttttactgTAATATCTTATTCAATATGGAATGGCATTGGGTGATGGAATTAAGAAAATGCAATATCtcacagctgctcaaaatgcacacacattttattttacttataggattagttgattatttatttatttattatttttcaattttgaatCAAATACACCACAGGTATACACCTACCTATTGCTATTTATTGGTTTCTGTTTTGCATAAAAGACACAGGTATGAAATTGAagggacacaaacacacagctacCTCTCACTAACCCACTGACTGTGACACTGTGTGTTGTAAGGGTCTCTTGTCATTTGTTAACCTTTGGGTTAGAAATCCTCTGTTAATTAACAGTCTGTCTTGGACAGTTAACACACAGTCATTGTGTATTATTGGGCTTGGGCTGTAGCTGTGAGTTTCAGGGTTAATAAGTATTTAcagaaaaggagagagacagaatgtTGCGAAGAGGAAAGAAAACCAGAAAGAACAAGTTTGGAAAAGAAAGAGATatagggtgagagagagagaatcagaaaacaaaacaaaatgtgagacagagagacaaaacaaagtgaatttgagagagaaaaaggagatAAAAACAGGATGGAGGGAAAGGTGGGGTGAGAAAAGTAGAGAAACAGAGGGGAAGAAAGTAAgagaagaaaagaatgaaacctgAAGTGAAAAATAGCCTCAATGACGGAAAGAGAAAAGcagagaaacagaaagaaagttatgaagaaaaataaatagtaagCCTGGAGGTCAGGAGTCTGTCAGATAACACACACAACAAGTTCAGGGCTCTGATATAGCtgagcagtgagagagagagagaggtgaaccAAGACGCATCAATAGCAGACAGGAGTACAGACAGTCTAGATTACAGTCTATTACAGAAGAGAGGAACACAACAGAAGATGGCAACACCGGACTCTAGTGTACCTGAGTTGAGCAAGAGAGGGGACACAGAGAAGTAGTTGTCTTTGCCAGGACACCCTTGGGACAGAGACTCCTGTGTCAGTGGATTAATTACCTGGTCATTCAGGATGGATGAATAAAACgaaatgcattcaaataaatagGAGAAAAGCAGCAGTCTCTATAGTTCACTGCCTCACTGTTCTGTACACTACTCTTCCAATCAGACATGAACCCTGTCCCTCAATGCTCCACAGCGAGATCAGGACAGACAGGTACTGCCACACCGCTGGCTGCTCTGCCCTGTCTCACTGCCACAACCTGAAACACCGGTCGTGtatcccttcctctctctgtcactgtctCTGAGTCTCTCCCTCAGTCTGCCTCCCTGTCCCTTTGCATGTCTTAGAGAAACACAGCATAACAAAATGCTACAGTCAGAGTGAGTGGTACGAGGGGTGAATGTGAAAAAACAGAACAGGAAAGTTACAATAGTGGCCTGTAGTAAACtagaatagcgctgttccaatagggggctgtagtaacagtgcagtagaatagtgctgttccaatagggggctgtagtaacagtgcagtagaatagtgctgttccaatagggggctgtagtaacggtgcagtagaatagtgctgttccaatagggggctgtagtaacggtgcagtagaatagtgctgttccaatagggggctgtagtaacggtgcagtagaatagcgctgttccaatagggggctgtagtaacggtgcagtagaatagtgctgttccaatagggggctgtagtaacagtgcagtacaatagtgctgttccaatagggggctgtagtaaaagtgcagtagaatagtgctgttccaatagggggctgtagtaaaaGTGCAGTAGAacagtgctgttccaatagggggctgtagtaacggtgcagtagaatagtgctgttccaataggggactgtagtaacagtgcagtacaatagtgctgttccaatagggggctgtagtaaaagtgcagtagaatagtgctgttccaatagggggctgtagtaacagtgcagtagaatagtgctgttccaatagggggctgtagtaacggtgcagtagaatagtgctgttccaatagggggctgtagtaacagtgcagtagaacagtgctgttccaatagggggctgtagtaacagtgcagtagaatagtgctgttccaatagggagctgtagtaacagtgcagtaggaTAGAACAGTAGGACACTTAATGTGAGTGGTGCAAGTTTCACAGGATGTGTTAATAGTTACGTTACTTTTAACCAGCATGAAAACGCAACAGGGGaggttgttgatttttttcacTTGTGATatgatatgtgtgtgtctaaTTATGTGTTGGATTTTTAATCAGTTAATAAGTTGTGTGaagggtgtctcttattgtattaGAGATTTCACAAAGAGATGTTTTAGATCAGCTTCGCTTCTCGGTCCTCTTGCCCAAACTGCATGAGATACCATCTCTTACTCAATAAAAGACAACCCTTCACATGACCTATTAACATATACAATAGCCCAGAAGAATTTGATTTGGAACAGGATCTCTGGTACAGTGTACAGCACAGTAATCAGGTCACAATGGGCACCATAGTAATGGCAACAGTGGAACTTTCATGTTACAAAAGGTGCGTCAAACCACAGTTCTGTAAATGGCAACAGATAAATGTTACAGTGGATCTGCAGCCCTGCAAGCTGCACTTCTTGTGTAGCTGGGCGAGGACAGAAAGCACTGATGTCTATGTCTGACTGAGAATGGGGCAGCCAGGCTGAgatcctgacacacacacacactcacctgagGCAGAATCCCACTCGGAACCCCCCAATCACTCCGCaaacagcactacacacatagTTACACACATAGTTACACACACAGATGGATACACAGACGCACATTCACACTTacggtccagtccagtccagtcagtgactctacagcagcagtacagtaaaGATCCACAGATCACACCCCTCGTCATGTCTATGTTTTTTTACCcaaagcatctgctaaatgactagTGAtaattattcctattttctagcacacacagacagggataCTGGATTACAGCATATAGACACTCACAGACACCGTTCCCTCCCCACTAATATTCCAATGAAAGAGACTGTACCTTTCTCTCCACCGTCCCAGTGCCTCCCGCCTCCCTCCTCTGTTTCCCTTTCCGTCTTGTCTTCTCCCTTTAACTCCTCACAGGAAACGAGATGATCTGTTGCTGAAAGTGCagtccttctccctctccttctctctctctcaagctcTCAACTTCCTTCTTTCTCTGCCCTCAATTGTCAGATTCTGGGAACTTAAGGTGGGCGTCCTTTTTGGCTCTGGATTTCCCCACTTCTCatagaaaaccaaaaaaactaaaatctgatCAGCTCGCTCTAATACCAACGCAACTTTTGTCTTTTGCTTCGTACCCCAGACGTGATTTCCTGTGTGTCCTTAAGGCATCCAGTGAGGATGAAATCTGTTTCAGCTCTTAATCAAGTTGGATATTGTGTTCTCTGTCTAGCTTTCCATGTTTAATCCGCCTGGAGCTGTGAGGTGGGGGCCTAAGTGTTTCTtccccagtctgcccctgtctGTGTATCTCTCAAATATGTGGATGAGGCAAGAATGGTGAAAAACCTTGATACTGCCAATGACAAGGAGCCGAGCCCAAACTTCCCCTTCTGCCAGCTGGAGGCTACAGACCGTCCCGAGACTCTTCAGAGGCCGACACCAGATGTGTTGTTACGGTGCAGTTTCTGCTCCAGATGCCTTCCCAGCAGAAGGTGCTGCAATATTTGTTTGTGCCCATAAGGTACACCTGAGATTGAAGTTCTCCTCTTGTCCAGACTTGATGGCAAATTCTTTGCACAGGGTGACTCAGCTTCACTGCAGATCAAAGTTTTTGCTTGGGAATTTCCTAGTAAGTCTCTAACCGCAGTCCATTAGCTGGAGGTAACAGTCTGGAGTTCagctgttttctctctctctctttctctctcgttTTGAAAGGTGCTGAAGGTCTACGAGAATGATACACAGGAGTGAGATAAACAGAGGGAGAGTAATGTTTTCCTCTTCCCGGTTAATCAAACTATATTCCAGTCACCTTGGCACTAGACAGTacctggctctctgtgtgtacatttgtgtcactgtttttttttctatgcgTGCGTGAgaatatatatctgtgtgtgagagagtgaaggCAAGTCATTTGTGCTCAACTGAGAAACACCccttttctccctccctctcacttaCTTTTCGTTTGTTTCTAGCTGCCCTCCCTTTATCATTGCCCTCCTCTCTTTCCTGTGCAATAAGTTTAgtcagaaaaacatttttttagctggttttcagtgcagtgacctctttctctctctctctctctcttctatcTCATACACTGTACAAGGGAACTGTCTAAacacctttctttctctctcacgaAGACTGCACAAAGTTAGACTgtcaacctctctctctctctctctctttctcgctcTTTCTCTCACATTCCTAAAGCTGTGACCGAACAGAGCGGAAACTTCTAAGTCTGTGGTGTATTAACACCCGCCGCcccccccttcctctctctcacacgaTTTCTCTTTAAAGTGGCTGCTTGTATTAttgttctttctctctttcgGGCTCAGTTATACATGATCATACTGTAGGTTCCAGGAAATCTGACGTTATATCTCTATGTACCCACCCACGACCACCCACtaccccctcccctctctcttgaATTTTCTCTGCCTGTGGGtggaattctctctctctttctctatctttcattctttctccTCACACTGACACATCACCACACCTCGACATGGGGAACTTTTCTGCATTCCTTCAGGGTTACACCACAATACAGCAATACAGTCACCCACACGTACATGCATACACACTGTAATAATGGGACCAGTGTCAATCTGGTAGTAACATTGTACTAGCAGCTGTGCTGTGTAAGGGATCaagaggtgagtgtgtgtgtgtgtgtgggggggtgattgTAGCCAGCCCGTACAGTATTTATTATTGGGATATTCTGTGCAACAGTTGAATTCTATCAATCCTCACCAGAGTTCTATCAATCAGCTAGATAGAACACTTCTGGGAGGAACTGGAAtgccagggcaggatagcatatagactatttatatatgtctttcttggcagacacccttatccagcatgacttacagtttacacaagcattacaaaagtgcagaaatacaaatCAATGCAAAATTCAATCTTAGCATTACAAAAAGGCAGTAGTAAGAATTGTAAGCATTACAAGAGTGAGATGTTACAGTGTTCCTCTGGGTGTCAGTCAAAAGGCTCACAGGCCGGTGTGAGACGTTACataatgtaaatacagtgtaaacagtgcactgactgactgaacactacagtacattagcaGAAGGATTTCCAAGcctgtcctggaggaccccctgccctgctggtttttgttgcaACTGAACTCTAAATTATATCACtgagccttatattgcattATCAATTCTATTAAGGAATTAATTAAGCAACTATGATCTCAGTTGGgacaaaaccagcaggacatggagtcctccaggaccggtttgggaacccctgcttggGAACACAGAGAGGGGGTAAATGTGGGAAATTGAACGTTTCACTTTACAAGAAACGTTTTCCAAAGCAtcacaaagtgcagtaaatacaattaaaaaataataataataatacaatggcaTGTATCCCAATGCAGAGTTCTGTCCTTGGTGTGTGCTAGGGGGTGGGGCAGAGGCACAGGACACGTTTCAATGAAATTATAGAAGtgctaaaaatacatttgtaatcaGAAGCATA
It contains:
- the LOC136767938 gene encoding transmembrane protein 265, whose translation is MEMSVVSEVPNGKSGKDDETVPLNVTPGLGAEVRRSAPGKLLKEYRILAIASIVCGLSCLGMVALINSVKVRECRATDPERAQRCSRRARKYSLLAIGLWVGLLILVPTLMALVSYLLTLQN